In Drosophila santomea strain STO CAGO 1482 chromosome 2L, Prin_Dsan_1.1, whole genome shotgun sequence, a single window of DNA contains:
- the LOC120452080 gene encoding uncharacterized protein LOC120452080 produces MDFDNAKENIQPLASGRNVSLLQASLSQDSTHGQELLAHRKQMEEEVHTYTGADPLGAWYKLICWIEQSYPAGGSCSGLQTVLHQCLTKFEDDERYRQDKRLIKLFIKFMEKQKDQIEFYQQMYNNGIGTMLADFYIAWAYSYDLSGNMRKADEIFRLGLECRAQPLEELKEAHQHFGYTVGQRMLYSTGEEANAVNQELNERRLALQSLHGRRQQISNSFTVGSVRTGAAVKSGLPGVVQVETSTTNSRRNVGRNVEVFNDENSEGNIPVSNSETEVKPSLRSIIDSARSQENIKEVVAWNKANAKRHKHGKIFGSNATPDLGFDIHLDEQAMPPITNYEHRLDQPFKFPTNFVTKNRPQEPWVTPVTIEDEPNANGLPCYNKCLLYPRPNLEFSPEEYRAYSFLKHLYPQHSFVYRNDEWWGTGRVIRGIRCYPNFARFSKPQDLDELDKFWKPPPVLGLQVVLDKIYNEVEQKEYQLEELLASKWLLKRNVTVHGDFDMEETVCLPGNKMPRRKSFFPSSSRKSIMPRRVSSVQEENEKEEDEVTLVVKDIASQLSPKIPKSPPNLKAEQNLKIFEESGDADDHFAVPAVPVPKIEIFEDSEEPQPPPKTRHLNSGPVYDVDETCSTQMFNMFIKSQAVSTPKGTQKQAPSRQFGTVLKELPLPEDPAHAVDSPVDTRSPTLRKQLSTILETSEHGTQSLATSGATTKSTITSSFSPGSTAVSKLGSKVEENTPSQMRLQHLISVGVSAVVVEPEKQGGDNLLHRELWEPNAPSVPTLKSLRFQEDKTETIPRPLACFQEDKTETLPQMPIAQPEESMHHGSLHAENCFSSPQLPTLDDESDLCGLFGKTPPKINMFGSPKRNFDPTSQVFKSTQDDMSSFVELGNKLESAPSVCKLQDSFMTNISFVPDTQPETLALQKFDIFLDDTQPKVTKSKPVASIGSNLTLDSTLPETQQVAIREIGNQQENIGQSHMIASFMKDCTEIGSCPSQLPTSFVKTNTASTSNELKFSNDSMSGSFMKVPVLENFSGSKPADEFFELNAATEMFATNISMIKNSTLLLPKAEEAEASELSIYYKKTPLTPKQSHRSWSQSDLETPPKEKFVHPTSNGDQTLLNETVADAYKNPFNVELISSLLESIDFSMYIEKLPHCQLVGHVKRLHPNTHLEVHNEKFEVSKMIGKGAYGSVYLGKHLKSGKRVALKQERPTNYWEFYICLEIHSRLTSEQMIPSYAHIDYSLVGNNSSVYISEFSDYGSLIGVCNKVKSITNRNLDEYVVMHLSCQMLDIVDHLHALGIIHADIKPDNFLLMKPICADPNKVSLQLIDFGVSIDMKLFPDNQTFNYVHHDDLFKCIEMRTHRPWTYQLDLFGLVSVMHVLLFGRYMEVVQRAPSTIWMPKTNVPRYFQRVMWENIFRTLLNIRDCRTMPNLQQLRTQLKCALAEKEKYVSEAINKFNTILEK; encoded by the exons ATGGACTTTGACAACGCGAAAGAGAACATTCAGCCGCTGGCCAGCGGTCGCAACGTAAGCCTTCTGCAGGCCTCTCTCAGCCAGGACTCAACCCACGGCCAGGAACTGCTGGCGCATCGCAAGCAAATGGAGGAAGAGGTGCACACCTACACTGGCGCTGATCCTCTCGGTGCCTGGTACAAGCTTATCTGCTGGATCGAGCAGAGCTATCCGGCGGGGGGTAGTTGCTCGGGTCTACAGACTGTTCTTCACCAGTGCCTCACCAAATTCGAAGATGACGAGCGCTACCGTCAGGATAAGCGGCTCATTAAGCTTTTCATTAAATTC ATGGAGAAACAGAAGGACCAGATCGAGTTTTATCAACAGATGTACAACAACGGGATCGGAACAATGCTGGCAGACTTCTATATTGCCTGGGCCTACAGCTACGACTTGAGCGGCAACATGCGCAAGGCCGACGAGATCTTTCGTCTAGGTCTAGAGTGTCGCGCACAGCCTCTGGAGGAGCTAAAGGAGGCCCACCAGCATTTTGGCTATACGGTGGGCCAGCGCATGCTCTACAGCACTGGTGAAGAGGCCAACGCAGTCAACCAGGAACTAAACGAGCGAAGGTTAGCGTTGCAATCCCTTCATGGTCGCCGCCAACAGATCTCTAACAGTTTTACTGTGGGAAGCGTCCGTACCGGCGCGGCAGTTAAAAGCGGCCTGCCAGGCGTGGTTCAG GTCGAAACTTCAACCACCAACAGTAGGCGCAATGTTGGTCGGAACGTTGAGGTGTTTAATGACGAAAATTCTGAAGGGAATATCCCAGTCTCTAATTCTGAGACGGAAGTGAAGCCCAGTCTGCGCTCCATTATTGACTCGGCTCGCAGTCAGGAGAATATAAAAGAAGTGGTGGCCTGGAATAAGGCAAATGCAAAACGCCACaagcatggcaaaatttttgGCAGTAACGCAACTCCGGATCTGGGCTTTGATATACACTTGGACGAACAAGCAATGCCACCTATTACCAACTACGAGCACCGTCTAGATCAACCTTTTAAATTTCCGACAAACTTTGTGACCAAGAACAGGCCTCAGGAGCCGTGGGTGACGCCTGTTACTATTGAGGACGAGCCAAACGCAAATGGACTTCCTTGCTATAATAAGTGTCTCCTTTACCCTCGTCCCAATCTCGAGTTCTCGCCCGAAGAGTATCGTGCATACTCCTTTTTGAAACACCTCTACCCACAACATTCATTTGTCTATCGCAATGATGAGTGGTGGGGCACTGGACGGGTGATCAGGGGAATTCGCTGCTACCCGAATTTCGCCAGGTTTTCCAAGCCACAAGACCTCGATGAGCTAGACAAGTTTTGGAAACCTCCACCGGTACTTGGCCTTCAGGTCGTTTTAGACAAGATTTACAACGAAGTTGAGCAAAAAGAGTATCAGCTAGAGGAGTTGTTAGCTTCAAAATGGTTACTAAAACGAAATGTGACAGTTCATGGCGACTTTGACATGGAAGAAACAGTTTGCTTGCCGGGGAACAAGATGCCACGTCGCAAGAGTTTCTTTCCCTCTTCTTCCAGGAAATCTATCATGCCACGTAGAGTTTCGTCTGTACAGGAGGAGAATGAAAAGGAGGAGGATGAAGTCACATTAGTTGTAAAAGATATAGCTTCGCAGTTGTCACCTAAGATACCTAAATCGCCTCCTAATCTAAAGGCAGAGCAAAATCTTAAAATATTTGAGGAATCTGGAGATGCAGATGACCATTTTGCTGTACCGGCCGTTCCTGTTCCAAAAATAGAGATCTTTGAAGACTCGGAAGAGCCGCAGCCACCGCCAAAAACAAGGCATTTGAATTCTGGACCGGTTTATGACGTAGATGAGACGTGCTCCACCCAAATGTTCAACATGTTCATAAAGTCGCAGGCAGTAAGCACTCCGAAGGGCACACAGAAGCAGGCGCCGTCACGTCAATTTGGAACTGTTCTAAAAGAGCTACCGCTACCGGAGGACCCTGCTCATGCTGTTGATTCTCCAGTGGATACACGTTCTCCGACTTTGCGAAAGCAACTATCTACCATATTAGAAACCTCTGAGCACGGAACACAAAGCTTGGCGACTAGCGGAGCCACTACTAAATCGACTATAACCTCCTCGTTTTCGCCCGGATCAACCGCGGTTTCTAAACTTGGCAGCAAGGTTGAAGAGAACACTCCCAGTCAAATGCGTCTCCAGCATTTGATTAGTGTTGGTGTATCGGCAGTCGTTGTGGAGCCGGAAAAACAGGGCGGTGACAACTTATTGCACCGTGAGTTATGGGAACCCAATGCGCCTAGCGTGCCTACGCTTAAGTCCCTGCGCTTCCAAGAGGATAAGACAGAGACTATTCCCAGACCTCTTGCTTGCTTTCAGGAAGATAAAACTGAAACACTACCACAAATGCCCATCGCACAACCGGAGGAGTCTATGCATCATGGTTCGTTGCATgctgaaaattgtttttcctcACCACAACTTCCCACTTTGGATGATGAAAGCGATTTGTGTGGATTGTTTGGAAAGACACCGCCGAAGATAAATATGTTTGGCTCTCCAAAGCGCAATTTCGATCCAACTTCACAGGTCTTTAAATCGACACAGGACGATATGAGCTCCTTTGTAGAGCTTGGCAACAAACTGGAATCTGCGCCCAGCGTCTGCAAGCTTCAGGATTCCTTTATGACCAACATTTCCTTTGTGCCCGATACGCAGCCTGAAACTTTAGCGCTCCAGAAGTTTGATATCTTTCTCGACGACACACAGCCAAAGGTCACTAAGTCAAAACCAGTAGCTTCGATTGGCTCCAACTTAACCTTAGACTCCACGCTGCCGGAAACGCAGCAGGTGGCAATTAGGGAGATAGGGAACCAACAGGAAAATATTGGGCAGTCCCATATGATTGCCTCGTTCATGAAAGATTGCACAGAAATAGGCAGCTGTCCTTCACAGTTACCGACTTCTTTTGTCAAAACAAATACCGCAAGCACATCGAACGAGCTCAAATTTTCTAATGATTCCATGTCAGGATCGTTTATGAAAGTTCCTGTACTTGAAAATTTTAGCGGTTCGAAACCAGCAGACGAATTTTTTGAGCTTAATGCAGCTACTGAAATGTTTGCAACTAATATTAGTATGATAAAAAATTCTACACTGCTGCTTCCTAAAGCAGAAGAAGCAGAGGCGTCGGAATTAAGCATTTACTATAAAAAAACACCATTGACGCCAAAGCAATCTCATCGTTCCTGGTCGCAATCTGATTTAGAAACTCCACCGAAGGAAAAGTTTGTTCACCCCACCTCAAATGGAGATCAAACTCTTTTGAACGAAACGGTAGCTGACGCTTATAAAAACCCTTTCAACGTGGAACTGATCAGCTCGCTGCTCGAATCAATTGATTTTTCCATGTACATCGAAAAGTTGCCCCATTGTCAACTGGTTGGCCACGTTAAGCGTCTACATCCTAACACCCACCTGGAAGTACACAACGAAAAGTTTGAGGTGTCGAAAATGATAGGAAAGGGGGCTTATGGCTCAGTTTATCTAGGAAAGCATCTAAAATCTGGCAAGAGGGTGGCGCTCAAGCAGGAACGCCCAACAAACTACTGGGAATTCTATATTTGTCTAGAGATTCACAGCCGGTTAACTAGTGAGCAAATG ATTCCATCATATGCACATATTGACTATTCACTGGTAGGAAACAATTCCAGTGTATATATCTCGGAGTTTTCAGACTATGGTTCTCTGATCGGTGTATGCAACAAGGTTAAGAGTATCACCAACAGGAATTTAGATGAGTATGTAGTAATGCATCTAAGTTGTCAAATGCTCGATATTGTGGATCATCTGCACGCCCTGGGTATAATTCATGCCGACATCAAGCCGGATAACTTTCTACTTATGAAACC AATATGTGCGGATCCCAACAAAGTTAGCCTGCAGCTTATTGATTTCGGTGTGTCTATTGACATGAAGCTGTTTCCGGACAACCAGACATTTAATTATGTTCATCATGATGACCTGTTCAAGTGCATTGAGATGAGAACGCATCGCCCATGGACTTACCAACTAGATTTATTTGGTCTGGTAAGCGTTATGCATGTGCTGCTATTCGGTCGCTATATGGAAGTAGTGCAACGAGCTCCGAGCACCATTTGGATGCCGAAAACAAACGTGCCACGCTACTTTCAGCGGGTAATGTGGGAAAACATCTTCCGGACTCTGCTTAACATTAGAGATTGTCGCACTATGCCCAATCTGCAGCAACTGCGTACGCAGCTAAAATGTGCGCTGgccgaaaaggaaaaatatgtCAGCGAGGCCATCAACAAGTTTAACACGATATTAGAGAAATAG